The following coding sequences lie in one Listeria ivanovii subsp. londoniensis genomic window:
- a CDS encoding SDR family NAD(P)-dependent oxidoreductase, which produces MNAFLKNKTVLITGASNGLGAEIARQVAASGANVIITARRTEKLITLQQEITTKYPVKVEYFTLDMTDFEQVKQVSEKVNLAFDLDVLVNCAGFGLFENAVDIPFETVEKMFDTNVLGLIQLTQLLLPKMQARKSGHIINIASQAAKIATPKSTVYSATKYAVLGFSNALRLELIPDKIKVTTVNPGPIATNFFDVADKSGNYLDTVGKLVLKPEKVARKTVQIMGTKRREINLPFVMNIATRLYQIMPQVIEFFGKGAFLKK; this is translated from the coding sequence ATGAATGCTTTTTTGAAGAATAAAACCGTACTAATTACTGGGGCGTCGAATGGACTTGGGGCAGAAATTGCTAGACAAGTTGCGGCTTCTGGAGCAAATGTCATTATAACAGCTAGAAGGACCGAAAAACTTATTACGTTGCAACAAGAAATCACAACAAAATATCCAGTTAAAGTGGAATATTTTACCTTAGATATGACTGATTTCGAACAAGTGAAGCAAGTAAGCGAAAAAGTAAACCTAGCTTTCGACTTGGATGTGCTAGTAAATTGCGCTGGATTTGGTTTGTTCGAAAATGCGGTAGACATCCCATTTGAAACCGTTGAAAAGATGTTTGATACAAATGTCTTAGGATTAATTCAGTTAACACAATTACTGCTTCCAAAAATGCAAGCTCGTAAGTCCGGTCACATCATTAATATTGCTTCTCAAGCAGCTAAAATCGCTACACCAAAGTCAACTGTGTATTCTGCTACAAAATATGCTGTTCTTGGATTTTCTAATGCTCTCAGGTTAGAGTTAATTCCGGATAAAATAAAAGTGACCACAGTAAACCCAGGTCCGATTGCAACGAACTTTTTTGATGTGGCGGATAAGTCTGGCAATTATTTAGATACTGTTGGAAAATTAGTCTTAAAACCGGAAAAAGTTGCACGCAAAACAGTGCAAATTATGGGGACTAAACGTCGAGAAATTAACTTGCCATTTGTAATGAACATTGCGACACGGCTTTATCAAATAATGCCTCAAGTCATTGAGTTTTTCGGAAAAGGTGCCTTTTTGAAGAAATAA